A genomic window from Cloacibacillus evryensis DSM 19522 includes:
- a CDS encoding CheR family methyltransferase — protein MLVLNDHEFLRAVDFVRNHYGINLEKKYALVQARLALDIEHKGYPSFRKYFDEVFSNPHGVEAQSMIDKISTNHTFFFRENFCFEHMRDAAVPALVDSGVKHLSIWSAAASTGQECYSIAMVLDDLLEDRYSGVSFSILGTDINTEVLRRAAAGVYTRAEIQKIPPHFQKRYCRRRQDGDYEIVPKLRSLVSWRRINLAEPFKGVFRCHLLFCRNVMIYFDAEAKAALVRRLYHVVADGGYLYLGSAETIDRERKYFTYVSPSVFSRNRGTGCER, from the coding sequence ATGCTTGTTCTGAACGACCATGAGTTTCTTCGCGCCGTTGATTTTGTGAGAAATCATTATGGCATCAACCTTGAAAAGAAGTACGCCCTTGTTCAGGCGAGGCTGGCCCTTGATATTGAACATAAGGGGTATCCGTCGTTCCGAAAGTATTTTGACGAGGTCTTTTCCAACCCGCACGGCGTCGAAGCCCAGTCCATGATCGATAAGATATCGACAAATCATACATTTTTCTTCCGCGAAAATTTTTGTTTCGAACATATGAGGGACGCGGCCGTTCCCGCCCTTGTCGACAGCGGTGTGAAGCATCTCTCTATCTGGAGCGCCGCGGCCTCCACGGGACAGGAATGCTATTCCATCGCGATGGTTCTCGACGATCTGCTGGAGGACCGTTACAGTGGCGTTTCTTTTTCGATACTCGGCACCGACATAAATACCGAGGTGCTGAGAAGGGCGGCCGCGGGCGTATATACCAGGGCCGAGATACAGAAGATACCGCCGCATTTTCAAAAACGCTATTGCCGGAGACGCCAGGACGGTGATTATGAGATCGTTCCCAAATTGAGGTCGCTCGTCTCATGGAGGAGGATCAATCTGGCGGAACCGTTTAAAGGAGTTTTCCGCTGTCATCTTCTTTTCTGCCGCAATGTAATGATCTATTTTGACGCCGAGGCGAAAGCCGCGCTGGTGAGGCGGCTCTACCATGTCGTTGCCGACGGCGGTTACCTCTATCTCGGAAGCGCCGAGACTATCGACCGGGAACGGAAATATTTTACTTACGTATCCCCTTCGGTATTCTCGCGCAACAGGGGGACCGGCTGTGAACGCTGA
- a CDS encoding response regulator, whose translation MNKILIVDDAAFMRSVIRGILEKGGYDDFCEAEDGDVAFSRYREYAPDLTILDITMPRQDGIETLRQIIGFDAAARVVMCSAIGQEPQIVKAINLGAKDYIVKPFRPDNMLRVVDRYLREGGDA comes from the coding sequence ATGAATAAGATCCTGATCGTAGACGACGCCGCTTTTATGCGCAGCGTCATCAGGGGAATCCTCGAAAAGGGCGGCTATGATGATTTTTGCGAGGCGGAGGACGGAGACGTCGCTTTCTCCCGCTATAGGGAATATGCGCCGGATCTTACCATCCTCGACATCACGATGCCGCGGCAGGACGGAATAGAGACGCTGAGGCAGATCATCGGTTTTGACGCGGCGGCCCGCGTCGTCATGTGTTCGGCCATCGGTCAGGAGCCGCAGATAGTCAAGGCCATCAATCTTGGCGCGAAAGATTATATCGTCAAGCCTTTTCGCCCCGACAATATGCTGCGCGTCGTAGACCGCTACCTGAGAGAGGGCGGAGATGCGTAA
- a CDS encoding methyl-accepting chemotaxis protein: protein MKHGKGKFKASTIMTLCTLVTFVLVVLGIAGAVNCFRNYENMTTYVNNLTKLRNSVKDFLSLYYEQRSNVQVFAVTLNPKYRAKWLVTNKESGRDAIAKELRLIGITPEEERMLSEVLRLVEATAQVQREGLHVDVKRGLDLSSAAIVNGQVGDSAAYDELTRAVGAIFGTDAYQEDQDALLGTFNKLQDSIIARVLDDCGRAQLVMRQSIIFLIAILCFLLMMVLFVHFAVRGRIIAPMQMLEEHFGKISKGDLHTKVSLAEDGTEIGELVAAANRMQDMFSRYIKEVETVLYELSQGNLGQTVSDNFTGDFVKIRESLIAILSSYKASFEEINNAAFEVSNGSEQIAMSSQTLSEGATEQASTIQELTANVNEVSARISETAENAEDVKKAAVEMTEVIQTGNQSLSQLAGTMKELNKYSSDIYKIVKTIDNIAFQTNILALNASVEAARAEQNGASFSVVADEVRALAAQSAKSAQATAQLIEDTLNAIKTGVETAVSTEELLSAIVGRAENVKHRVIKITEAMESDSVAVQQALASLEQLSSIVQANSANAEETAAASEEISAQASAMMDLVRRFS, encoded by the coding sequence ATGAAACATGGCAAAGGAAAATTCAAAGCTTCTACGATAATGACGCTGTGCACGCTTGTGACCTTTGTGCTCGTCGTTCTGGGAATCGCCGGGGCCGTCAACTGTTTCCGAAATTACGAGAATATGACGACATACGTAAACAATCTCACGAAGCTGCGCAACAGCGTTAAAGACTTTCTTTCCCTGTATTATGAACAGCGCAGCAACGTGCAGGTGTTCGCAGTCACCCTCAACCCCAAGTATAGGGCAAAATGGCTCGTGACCAACAAGGAGAGCGGCAGAGACGCGATCGCGAAGGAACTGCGGCTCATTGGCATAACTCCCGAAGAGGAGCGTATGCTCTCGGAGGTGCTGCGCCTCGTTGAGGCGACGGCGCAGGTGCAGCGTGAGGGGCTGCATGTCGACGTGAAAAGGGGGCTGGACCTCTCAAGCGCCGCGATCGTCAACGGCCAGGTTGGCGACAGCGCCGCCTATGACGAACTTACGAGGGCCGTGGGAGCCATTTTTGGCACCGATGCCTATCAGGAAGACCAGGACGCCCTTCTCGGCACCTTCAATAAACTCCAGGATTCGATAATCGCCCGCGTCCTTGATGACTGCGGGCGGGCGCAGCTCGTAATGAGGCAGTCGATCATCTTCCTGATCGCCATCCTCTGCTTCCTGCTCATGATGGTGCTTTTCGTCCATTTCGCCGTGAGAGGCAGGATCATCGCCCCCATGCAGATGCTTGAGGAGCATTTCGGGAAGATATCCAAGGGCGATCTGCACACAAAGGTCTCCCTCGCGGAGGACGGGACTGAGATCGGAGAGCTGGTGGCGGCGGCGAACAGGATGCAGGATATGTTCAGCCGTTATATCAAAGAGGTGGAGACGGTGCTCTACGAACTTTCGCAGGGCAACCTCGGACAGACGGTCAGCGATAATTTTACCGGCGACTTCGTGAAGATACGCGAATCGCTCATAGCGATACTCTCATCCTATAAAGCCAGCTTCGAGGAGATCAACAACGCGGCGTTCGAGGTCTCAAACGGTTCCGAGCAGATCGCGATGAGCTCGCAGACGCTTTCCGAGGGCGCTACCGAACAGGCCAGCACCATTCAGGAGCTTACCGCCAACGTCAACGAGGTCAGCGCGCGGATCAGCGAGACGGCGGAGAACGCCGAGGATGTGAAGAAGGCCGCCGTGGAGATGACCGAGGTCATACAAACTGGCAATCAGTCGCTTTCACAGCTTGCGGGGACGATGAAGGAGCTCAACAAATATTCGTCCGACATCTATAAGATCGTCAAGACGATAGACAATATCGCTTTCCAGACGAACATCCTCGCGCTCAACGCCTCAGTGGAGGCGGCGCGCGCCGAACAGAACGGCGCCAGCTTCTCCGTCGTCGCCGACGAAGTGCGCGCCCTCGCGGCGCAGAGCGCGAAGTCGGCTCAGGCCACGGCGCAGCTGATAGAGGATACGCTCAACGCCATCAAGACGGGCGTGGAAACAGCCGTATCGACGGAAGAGCTGCTGAGCGCCATTGTGGGACGCGCGGAAAACGTGAAGCACAGGGTCATCAAGATAACCGAGGCGATGGAATCGGATTCCGTGGCCGTGCAGCAGGCGCTGGCCAGCCTTGAACAGCTTTCGTCCATCGTGCAGGCCAATTCCGCGAACGCGGAGGAGACCGCCGCCGCTTCGGAAGAGATATCGGCGCAGGCCTCCGCGATGATGGACCTTGTCCGCAGATTCAGTTAA
- a CDS encoding HD domain-containing phosphohydrolase has protein sequence MHKYNMLIADDSDFNRAILRKIFSAEYQIAEASDGVEALAYIKSHGGELSVVLLDILMPNFDGFGVLRSMSQLKLIDAIPVVIITAYGNPNNEERCLEMGACDIINKPFSAGTITRRVRNVVQAHQHRDKLKKLARDLSVRLQRSFSNIVDTLSTIIENRNLESGQHITRTRLYTKVLLKELAASNPSYGLDSAAIETISSAAALHDVGKIVIPDAILNKPGRLTAEEFDVMKKHAAEGGVIVKHLGDGQHEDYLSYAYEIAFCHHERWDGKGYPRGLRGDDIPLCAQVTGIVDVYDALTTRRVYKPAYTHEKAIGMIMNGECGAFSDDILRCFMKASPELRRLAGEYSDDAAAELSPTGSEGCGRRPAEESEVPREKSSPFYEFLRDCGELFFIADLESGRIYCSNRGIKEFPSEFTVSFSELMDSAALNVHHDDCYKFRKQVMLIESGIECGGIDFRWRAADDVYRVIHEEAHLYRDMEGNERYAIGLLSAAGQQRR, from the coding sequence ATGCATAAATATAATATGCTGATCGCCGATGACTCCGATTTTAATAGAGCTATACTGCGCAAGATATTTTCCGCGGAGTACCAGATAGCGGAGGCAAGCGACGGCGTTGAGGCGCTCGCTTATATAAAAAGCCACGGCGGCGAGCTGAGCGTCGTGCTGTTGGATATCCTTATGCCTAACTTTGACGGTTTCGGGGTCCTGCGGTCGATGTCCCAGCTGAAGCTGATCGACGCGATACCGGTAGTCATCATCACCGCCTATGGCAATCCCAACAATGAGGAGCGCTGCCTCGAGATGGGGGCCTGCGACATCATTAATAAGCCTTTCAGCGCCGGCACTATCACCAGGCGTGTCCGCAATGTCGTTCAGGCGCATCAGCACCGGGATAAGCTTAAAAAGCTGGCTCGCGACCTGTCCGTCAGGCTCCAGCGCAGTTTCTCCAACATAGTCGACACGCTTTCCACCATCATTGAAAACCGAAATCTTGAATCCGGCCAGCATATCACGAGGACACGGCTCTACACAAAGGTCCTGCTGAAAGAGCTGGCGGCGTCCAATCCATCCTACGGATTGGACAGCGCCGCGATAGAGACCATCTCGAGCGCCGCGGCGCTGCACGATGTCGGCAAGATCGTGATCCCCGACGCCATTTTGAATAAACCCGGCAGGCTGACGGCCGAGGAGTTTGACGTTATGAAAAAGCATGCCGCCGAGGGCGGCGTCATCGTAAAGCATCTGGGTGACGGACAACATGAAGATTATCTCAGTTACGCCTATGAGATAGCGTTTTGCCATCACGAACGCTGGGACGGCAAAGGGTATCCGCGCGGGCTGCGCGGCGACGATATCCCGCTCTGCGCCCAGGTCACCGGCATCGTCGACGTCTATGACGCGCTTACCACCAGAAGGGTCTACAAGCCGGCATATACGCATGAGAAAGCCATCGGGATGATCATGAACGGCGAGTGCGGAGCGTTCTCGGATGATATACTGCGCTGTTTTATGAAGGCGTCGCCCGAGCTCAGGCGGCTGGCCGGCGAATACAGCGACGACGCGGCGGCGGAGCTTTCTCCGACCGGCTCCGAGGGCTGCGGCCGGCGGCCGGCGGAGGAGAGCGAGGTCCCGCGGGAAAAAAGCAGCCCGTTTTATGAGTTCCTCCGTGATTGCGGGGAACTGTTTTTTATCGCCGACCTCGAAAGCGGGCGGATCTATTGCAGCAATCGCGGCATAAAGGAGTTTCCCAGTGAATTTACTGTCTCCTTTTCGGAGCTTATGGATTCCGCGGCTCTGAACGTCCACCATGACGACTGCTATAAGTTCAGAAAACAGGTCATGCTCATTGAAAGCGGCATCGAATGCGGCGGCATCGATTTCAGGTGGCGCGCCGCCGACGATGTTTACAGGGTGATCCATGAGGAGGCGCACCTGTATAGAGACATGGAGGGCAACGAGAGGTACGCGATAGGATTGTTGAGCGCGGCCGGGCAGCAGCGGCGGTGA
- a CDS encoding chemotaxis protein CheW yields the protein MGYFSRDKGAEAPKIKCAEFLTFKCGEQRYGIPLAMVAEITALTELSALPDATGEIAGAAEHKGAAYTVVDMSMRLLRKPAAISEKSCLIILRDGGGAAGACLVDEPGEIVEIPERDMEKEVSRGFYLCRREGRNILLPDKKFFFI from the coding sequence GTGGGATATTTCAGCAGAGATAAGGGAGCCGAGGCGCCAAAGATCAAATGCGCGGAGTTCCTCACCTTTAAATGCGGCGAACAGCGATACGGCATCCCGCTGGCGATGGTCGCGGAGATAACCGCGCTTACGGAGCTTTCCGCCCTTCCGGACGCGACTGGGGAGATCGCCGGCGCGGCGGAGCATAAGGGCGCCGCCTACACGGTCGTGGATATGTCGATGCGGCTGCTCAGAAAGCCGGCCGCGATCTCGGAAAAATCTTGCCTGATCATCCTGCGGGACGGCGGCGGCGCGGCCGGAGCCTGCCTTGTCGACGAGCCGGGGGAGATAGTGGAGATCCCTGAGCGGGATATGGAAAAAGAGGTGTCGCGGGGATTTTACCTTTGCCGCCGCGAGGGCAGAAATATACTCTTGCCCGATAAGAAATTCTTTTTTATTTAA
- a CDS encoding chemotaxis protein CheC, with translation MRNEDGRGAIAMSDHQNDVLREMGNIGSGHVLTALSQMTKREFSISAPDAEFLDYEELPAKMGDAEDARAAVTVDLSGDIEGIFMFIADRSLADALLSSLGVGLAAPEFFYEMEPMQRSALLEVGNIVANSYVTAICGLTGLSVSSSVPAMSVDMLGALLNLPVLRYAVTESRMIYMRSAFCIDGEEFNGNVVLFPDHPSLERLMASVGPN, from the coding sequence ATGCGTAACGAAGACGGGCGCGGGGCTATTGCTATGAGCGATCATCAGAACGACGTCCTGAGGGAGATGGGCAACATCGGCTCGGGGCACGTGTTGACGGCTCTTTCGCAGATGACGAAAAGGGAATTTTCCATCTCCGCCCCCGACGCTGAGTTCCTGGACTATGAGGAGCTGCCGGCGAAGATGGGCGACGCGGAGGACGCCCGGGCCGCCGTGACCGTCGACCTTTCCGGCGATATCGAGGGCATCTTCATGTTCATCGCCGACCGGTCTCTGGCGGACGCGCTGCTCTCCTCACTCGGAGTCGGCTTGGCCGCGCCGGAGTTTTTCTATGAAATGGAGCCGATGCAGCGCTCGGCGCTGCTGGAGGTCGGCAACATCGTCGCCAACTCTTACGTCACGGCGATATGCGGACTGACGGGGCTCTCGGTCTCAAGCTCGGTGCCGGCGATGTCCGTTGACATGCTGGGAGCGCTGCTGAACCTGCCGGTGCTGCGCTATGCCGTCACGGAGTCGCGGATGATTTACATGCGCAGCGCTTTTTGTATAGACGGGGAAGAATTCAACGGGAACGTCGTGCTATTCCCCGACCATCCGTCGCTGGAAAGATTGATGGCAAGCGTTGGGCCGAACTGA
- a CDS encoding chemotaxis protein CheB, with amino-acid sequence MNADVIRVFILERSPRMMIKLLSFFESKLDVEVVEANQNVDAFLDEARRFEMKGLMDKLRPEVIVVDLCEPVKNDLVILAKIKEMAFVPVIAFSTLELPRRDVSEMGFYSLVRRPSLDDEQDERTAFNKLLYHIRNASFFNDQSLKKAGQARKTLTSPPAAAPAPGAVRLIAIGASTGGTEALIKLVSAFPENMPCIAIVQHITRGFSGIFAEHLARRSLLRARVAFDGAPLCPNVIYVAADDTHLTVERCGAQFVFRCLPGEKVSGHRPSVDVLFNSVAGQVGRAAIGVILTGMGKDGAEGLLAMRRAGAFTIGQDEASSLIYGMPKVAFNLGAVEKQLPLNSIAAGIVGKIRNEKQ; translated from the coding sequence GTGAACGCTGACGTAATAAGGGTCTTTATTCTTGAACGTTCTCCCCGAATGATGATAAAGCTGCTCTCTTTTTTTGAGAGCAAGCTTGATGTCGAAGTCGTCGAGGCTAATCAAAATGTCGACGCGTTTCTCGACGAAGCGCGGCGCTTTGAGATGAAGGGACTGATGGACAAGCTGCGCCCGGAGGTCATCGTAGTCGACCTTTGCGAGCCGGTGAAAAACGATCTCGTTATTTTGGCAAAGATAAAGGAGATGGCCTTTGTCCCCGTCATCGCTTTCAGTACGCTTGAGCTGCCGCGCAGAGATGTCTCTGAAATGGGATTTTATTCTCTCGTCCGGCGGCCCTCCCTCGATGATGAGCAAGATGAAAGGACGGCTTTTAATAAGCTCCTTTATCATATCCGCAACGCCTCGTTTTTTAATGATCAGTCATTGAAGAAAGCCGGCCAGGCAAGGAAAACGCTTACTTCCCCCCCTGCGGCCGCCCCCGCGCCCGGCGCGGTCCGCCTTATCGCGATCGGAGCTTCCACCGGCGGGACCGAGGCTTTGATAAAGCTCGTTTCCGCGTTCCCGGAAAATATGCCCTGTATAGCCATCGTCCAGCACATCACGAGGGGGTTTTCCGGCATTTTTGCCGAACATTTGGCGAGGCGCTCTCTTCTGCGCGCGCGCGTGGCTTTTGATGGAGCGCCGTTATGTCCAAATGTGATCTATGTCGCGGCCGACGACACGCATTTGACGGTCGAGCGCTGCGGCGCGCAGTTTGTATTCCGCTGCTTGCCGGGCGAAAAGGTCTCAGGGCATCGCCCGTCCGTGGACGTACTTTTCAATTCCGTCGCCGGTCAGGTAGGGCGCGCCGCGATCGGAGTCATTCTCACCGGTATGGGCAAAGACGGGGCGGAGGGGCTGCTTGCTATGCGCAGGGCGGGGGCATTTACTATCGGGCAGGATGAAGCCAGTTCGCTTATATATGGTATGCCGAAGGTCGCCTTTAATCTTGGAGCGGTGGAAAAACAGCTCCCCTTGAATAGTATCGCCGCGGGAATTGTGGGAAAAATACGAAATGAAAAGCAGTAA
- a CDS encoding chemotaxis protein CheD, producing the protein MEERIYVNIAQRRSAAAPAVFVCSALGSCIAVCLYDAMRHIGGVAHILLPNAPVPLKGANPDKFADRGIAGLVEDMAAIGAEKRKLRAKIAGGACLFDFGQHAANAGGRAGTEFSFAAIGERNAVEVKKELLRLGIPLIAEDVGGRYGRSVSFSAANGELLIKSLKYGKLVI; encoded by the coding sequence ATGGAAGAGAGGATATATGTGAATATCGCGCAGCGCAGGTCGGCGGCCGCCCCCGCCGTATTCGTCTGCAGCGCGCTGGGGTCATGCATCGCGGTATGTCTTTATGACGCGATGCGGCATATCGGCGGAGTGGCGCACATACTGCTGCCGAACGCTCCGGTCCCGCTGAAGGGCGCCAACCCGGACAAGTTTGCCGACCGCGGCATCGCTGGACTTGTGGAAGACATGGCGGCGATCGGGGCGGAAAAACGGAAGCTGCGCGCCAAGATCGCCGGAGGCGCCTGCCTTTTTGATTTCGGGCAGCACGCCGCGAACGCCGGGGGCCGCGCAGGGACGGAGTTCAGCTTTGCGGCAATTGGCGAGAGGAACGCCGTCGAGGTAAAAAAGGAGCTTTTGAGGCTCGGCATTCCGCTTATAGCCGAGGACGTCGGAGGCAGGTACGGACGCTCGGTCAGTTTCAGCGCCGCCAACGGAGAGCTCCTCATTAAGAGCCTTAAGTACGGCAAGCTGGTAATATGA